In one Aeromicrobium erythreum genomic region, the following are encoded:
- a CDS encoding HNH endonuclease — MSSTQLADRLEAVAAELRAYPTPTDALRLLQGLSNAIDAEKVVLVADVDEHRDFEAEGCSSLKNWLRDQLHLDGKQAGQLVRSSRTLRDMPDLESLAVEGAVSLDHVDAFTYAAKHIDPMVVEQCMNPLLDLATHAAPTTVRQAVKKLRATAHPDDLDEAWIKGMDRHDLKVSVVGDGVAVTGFLPFDTGTKLKTVLQSLSAPTCAEDDRPVSIRRVTALDALLSSVLDSGLPQDKGVRPHVDLTVDLSRLAHNPETATAELAGFGTIGPGQLQQMLCDSDLTPILTAGRHSVLDVGRTHRLATPQQRKAVVNRQGGTCAGPGCRGPVVHVHHVEYWSEGGPTDLANLIGLCPRCHSAVHQGFFTIDPDTHQTHRTLRTRRTNARRTRAG; from the coding sequence ATGTCCAGTACGCAGCTCGCCGACCGGCTCGAGGCCGTCGCCGCCGAGCTGCGTGCGTACCCGACGCCCACCGATGCGTTGCGGCTGCTGCAGGGGCTCTCCAACGCGATCGACGCGGAGAAGGTGGTCCTGGTCGCGGACGTGGACGAGCATCGGGACTTCGAGGCCGAGGGCTGCTCGAGCCTGAAGAACTGGCTGCGCGACCAGCTGCACCTCGACGGCAAGCAGGCGGGCCAGCTGGTCCGCTCGAGTCGGACCCTGCGCGACATGCCCGACCTGGAGTCACTCGCCGTCGAAGGTGCCGTCTCCCTCGACCACGTCGACGCGTTCACCTACGCCGCCAAGCACATCGACCCCATGGTCGTCGAGCAGTGCATGAACCCACTGCTCGACCTGGCCACCCACGCAGCACCCACGACAGTGCGTCAAGCCGTCAAGAAGTTGCGCGCCACCGCCCACCCCGATGACCTCGACGAGGCCTGGATCAAGGGCATGGACCGCCACGACCTCAAGGTCTCCGTCGTCGGCGACGGCGTCGCCGTCACCGGGTTCCTGCCCTTCGACACCGGCACCAAGCTCAAGACCGTCCTCCAGTCACTGTCCGCGCCCACCTGCGCCGAGGACGACCGACCCGTCAGCATCCGCCGCGTCACCGCCCTCGACGCCCTGCTGTCCTCGGTACTCGACTCCGGCCTGCCCCAGGACAAGGGCGTGCGCCCCCACGTGGACCTGACCGTCGACCTGTCCCGGCTCGCTCACAACCCCGAGACCGCCACCGCCGAGCTCGCCGGCTTCGGCACCATCGGCCCCGGCCAGCTGCAGCAGATGCTCTGCGACAGCGACCTCACCCCCATCCTGACCGCCGGCAGACACAGCGTCCTCGACGTCGGCCGCACCCACCGCCTCGCCACACCCCAACAACGCAAGGCAGTCGTCAACCGACAAGGCGGCACCTGCGCAGGCCCCGGCTGCAGAGGACCCGTGGTCCACGTCCACCACGTCGAGTACTGGTCCGAAGGCGGACCGACTGACCTCGCCAACCTCATCGGGCTCTGTCCGAGATGTCACTCAGCGGTGCACCAAGGGTTCTTCACCATCGACCCCGACACCCACCAGACCCACCGCACCCTCAGGACCCGACGCACCAACGCCCGTCGCACCCGAGCCGGCTGA
- a CDS encoding M23 family metallopeptidase — MNRRSALTSTLAAIALCAGAAVSSTAATAGPAESSVAAGASIAAAERPSLEVPFPCGQEWRGNTRKNHDPLNAIDFNLPTGGDSDLGKPVQASNGGRVTFAGNKGTGYGLTVDIYHANGWSTRYAHLSKVDVEVGQMVKATSGIGRVGKSGGQSSAHLHYEQRYNDTAAGIYFKTTKAKYWGDAMYTRTTMCS; from the coding sequence ATGAACCGACGATCAGCACTCACCTCGACCCTGGCGGCGATCGCCCTCTGTGCCGGCGCCGCCGTGTCGAGCACGGCCGCAACGGCGGGACCAGCCGAGTCCTCCGTGGCGGCGGGAGCGTCGATCGCCGCCGCCGAGCGACCCTCGCTCGAGGTCCCGTTCCCCTGCGGTCAGGAGTGGCGCGGCAACACCCGCAAGAACCACGACCCGTTGAACGCGATCGACTTCAACCTGCCGACCGGCGGCGACAGCGACCTCGGCAAGCCGGTCCAGGCGAGCAACGGCGGTCGCGTCACGTTCGCGGGCAACAAGGGGACGGGCTACGGCCTCACCGTCGACATCTATCACGCGAACGGCTGGTCGACTCGTTACGCCCACCTCAGCAAGGTGGACGTCGAGGTCGGTCAGATGGTCAAGGCCACCAGCGGCATCGGCCGGGTCGGCAAGAGCGGAGGCCAGTCGTCGGCGCACCTGCACTACGAGCAGCGCTACAACGACACCGCCGCCGGGATCTACTTCAAGACCACGAAGGCGAAGTACTGGGGCGACGCCATGTACACGCGCACCACGATGTGCAGCTGA
- a CDS encoding MOSC domain-containing protein, with protein MQSTVASLWRYPVKSCRGESLERVVVEPWGVAQDRRWMVVDPAGTMVTARELNRLLVVHPTLTDDGLRLTAPGAPAVDVPVPDPAGQVPIAIWSSRLTAADAGDGAAAWLTEVLGRDVRLVHLDDPRRRPTSPTYSEPDDRVSLADGYPLLLTTAASAEAVSVAAGALVPMHRYRPNLVVEGTQAWAEDSWRRFRIGDVTFRVVKGCARCVMTTMEPDHDAGSVARGPEPTRTLARLRRFGKGVWFGVNVIPDHPLPAGATIAVGDPVEVLEAVEPGTRPIGS; from the coding sequence GTGCAGTCCACCGTCGCGTCGCTCTGGCGCTACCCGGTCAAGTCGTGCCGCGGGGAGTCGCTCGAGCGGGTCGTCGTGGAGCCGTGGGGCGTCGCGCAGGACCGACGCTGGATGGTCGTCGACCCGGCGGGGACGATGGTCACCGCCCGCGAGCTGAACCGGCTGCTGGTCGTGCACCCGACACTCACCGACGACGGGCTACGGCTCACGGCCCCCGGTGCGCCGGCGGTCGACGTGCCGGTCCCGGACCCGGCGGGGCAGGTGCCGATCGCGATCTGGTCGTCCAGGCTCACGGCGGCCGACGCCGGCGACGGCGCCGCGGCGTGGTTGACCGAGGTGCTGGGCCGTGACGTGCGGCTGGTCCACCTGGACGACCCCCGACGCCGGCCGACGAGCCCGACGTACTCCGAGCCGGACGACCGTGTGAGCCTGGCCGACGGGTACCCGCTGCTCCTCACCACCGCGGCGTCGGCCGAGGCCGTCTCGGTGGCGGCCGGGGCTCTGGTGCCCATGCACCGCTACCGTCCGAACCTCGTCGTCGAGGGCACGCAGGCGTGGGCCGAGGACTCCTGGCGGCGGTTCCGGATCGGCGACGTCACGTTCCGCGTGGTCAAGGGCTGCGCCCGGTGCGTCATGACCACGATGGAACCCGACCACGACGCCGGCAGCGTCGCGCGCGGTCCCGAACCGACCCGCACCCTCGCCCGCCTGCGTCGCTTCGGCAAGGGCGTCTGGTTCGGCGTCAACGTCATACCCGACCACCCGCTGCCGGCCGGGGCGACGATCGCCGTCGGCGACCCGGTCGAGGTGCTCGAGGCCGTCGAGCCCGGCACTCGGCCGATCGGGTCGTAG
- the dnaB gene encoding replicative DNA helicase — protein MGPEPEDDVPAGRVPPQDLPAEQSVLGAMLLSKQAIDPANDLLEGRDFYRPAHEAIFETIVDLAQRGEPADAITVAAELQRRGELTKVGGAPYLHTLVAGVPIASNVDYYAEIVREKAILRRLIEVGQKIAGLGWAETGEIAEIVDRAQAEVLDVDGSSGTDDYKVISELMAQTIQEIDDIQSRDGDMAGLESGFPDLDKLTTGFRGGQMIVVAARPGVGKSTLGLDFCRAASIKNGVPSAIFSLEMSGAEIAMRLLSAEAKVAIHHMRGGGMTDRDWDAVSRVMPRVQSAPITIDDSPNMTMPEIRSKARRIQKAADGKLGLIVIDYLQLMTSGKKVENRQVEVSEFSRQIKLLAKEINVPVVAISQLNRGSEQRTDKTPQISDLRESGSIEQDADMVFLINRPDATGAGESERPGEADIIVAKNRSGPVNKVAVSFQGHYSRFTPMAREAEAPPGAAAGEFYGG, from the coding sequence ATGGGGCCCGAGCCCGAGGACGACGTCCCCGCCGGACGCGTCCCGCCGCAGGACCTCCCGGCCGAGCAGAGCGTGCTGGGGGCCATGCTCCTCAGCAAGCAGGCGATCGACCCGGCGAACGACCTCCTCGAGGGCCGCGACTTCTACCGCCCCGCCCACGAGGCGATCTTCGAGACCATCGTCGACCTCGCACAGCGCGGTGAGCCGGCCGACGCGATCACGGTCGCGGCCGAGCTGCAGCGGCGTGGCGAGCTGACGAAGGTCGGCGGCGCGCCGTACCTGCACACCCTCGTGGCGGGTGTCCCGATCGCGTCGAACGTCGACTACTACGCCGAGATCGTGCGCGAGAAGGCCATCCTGCGCCGACTCATCGAGGTCGGGCAGAAGATCGCCGGGCTCGGCTGGGCCGAGACCGGCGAGATCGCCGAGATCGTCGACCGCGCCCAGGCCGAGGTCCTCGACGTCGACGGCAGCAGCGGCACCGATGACTACAAGGTGATCTCCGAGCTGATGGCGCAGACCATCCAGGAGATCGACGACATCCAGTCGCGCGACGGCGACATGGCGGGCCTGGAGTCCGGGTTCCCCGACCTCGACAAGCTCACCACCGGCTTCCGCGGTGGCCAGATGATCGTGGTGGCGGCTCGCCCCGGTGTCGGCAAGAGCACCCTCGGCCTCGACTTCTGCCGCGCCGCGTCGATCAAGAACGGCGTCCCGTCGGCCATCTTCAGCCTGGAGATGTCGGGCGCGGAGATCGCGATGCGTCTGCTGTCGGCCGAGGCCAAGGTCGCCATCCACCACATGCGCGGCGGCGGCATGACCGACCGCGACTGGGACGCGGTCAGCCGGGTCATGCCGCGCGTGCAGTCGGCACCGATCACCATCGACGACTCGCCGAACATGACGATGCCGGAGATCCGATCCAAGGCGCGGCGCATCCAGAAGGCCGCCGACGGCAAGCTCGGCCTCATCGTCATCGACTACCTGCAGCTGATGACGTCGGGCAAGAAGGTCGAGAACCGTCAGGTCGAGGTCTCGGAGTTCAGCCGCCAGATCAAGCTGCTCGCCAAGGAGATCAACGTCCCCGTCGTGGCGATCAGCCAGCTGAACCGTGGCTCTGAGCAGCGCACCGACAAGACGCCGCAGATCTCCGACCTGCGCGAGTCGGGCTCGATCGAGCAGGACGCCGACATGGTCTTCCTCATCAACCGTCCCGACGCGACCGGCGCGGGCGAGTCCGAGCGCCCGGGCGAGGCCGACATCATCGTCGCGAAGAACCGTTCGGGTCCCGTCAACAAGGTCGCCGTCAGCTTCCAGGGTCACTACTCCCGTTTCACCCCCATGGCCCGCGAGGCCGAGGCGCCCCCGGGCGCGGCCGCAGGCGAGTTCTACGGCGGCTGA
- a CDS encoding MFS transporter translates to MDRTRVAVSAGFLLQGFTFAALVTQTPRLQDRFDLGEGDVTVLLVGVAVVAGLGSVLAGVLATRRSSGTALTTSLVGIGAGAALVGWAPSYPLLIAAFTVYGVALGGVDASMNMQGVRVEALRGRSVMTGFHACWSVGGIVGAGYAALGLPLGVGLSVVAVVVVALAVASARHLAADAPGTQVDDLAAAATIPVPWRPVLLFGLVICLFYSADTGTGSWSAVYLQQALGAASWLVPLGYAAYQVGALVSRLLGDQLVRRVGAARVVAGGAFLGVVGFAVVLAAPVAVLAVPGFLVAGLGIAVIAPLAFAAVGAAVPPEAADAAIARMNIANYMGAILGGAVIGAVAQGGWLRVAFLVPLVLVAPILLLSRAFDGPRATRVG, encoded by the coding sequence ATGGACCGGACCCGCGTCGCCGTGAGCGCCGGCTTCCTGCTCCAGGGCTTCACGTTCGCCGCGCTCGTCACGCAGACGCCGCGCCTGCAGGACAGGTTCGACCTCGGCGAGGGCGACGTGACGGTCCTTCTCGTGGGGGTCGCCGTCGTGGCGGGACTCGGCAGCGTGCTCGCGGGTGTCCTGGCCACTCGACGCTCGAGCGGGACGGCCCTGACGACCTCGCTGGTGGGCATCGGCGCGGGGGCCGCACTGGTCGGCTGGGCGCCCTCGTACCCGCTGCTCATCGCGGCGTTCACCGTCTACGGCGTGGCGCTCGGCGGGGTCGACGCCAGCATGAACATGCAGGGCGTGCGGGTGGAGGCGCTGCGGGGACGCAGCGTGATGACCGGGTTCCACGCGTGCTGGAGCGTCGGCGGCATCGTCGGCGCCGGGTACGCCGCGCTCGGTCTGCCCCTGGGCGTCGGGTTGTCGGTCGTGGCGGTGGTCGTCGTCGCGCTCGCCGTCGCCTCGGCCCGCCACCTCGCAGCGGACGCGCCGGGGACGCAGGTCGACGACCTCGCGGCCGCCGCGACGATCCCTGTCCCCTGGCGACCCGTCCTGCTGTTCGGCCTGGTGATCTGCCTGTTCTACTCGGCCGACACCGGTACCGGCTCGTGGAGTGCGGTGTACCTGCAGCAGGCGCTCGGCGCGGCGAGCTGGCTGGTCCCGCTCGGGTACGCGGCGTACCAGGTCGGAGCCCTCGTCTCGCGTCTCCTCGGCGACCAGCTCGTGCGCAGGGTGGGTGCAGCCCGGGTGGTCGCGGGCGGTGCGTTCCTCGGTGTCGTCGGCTTCGCCGTCGTGCTGGCCGCGCCGGTCGCGGTGCTGGCGGTGCCCGGCTTCCTCGTCGCGGGTCTCGGGATCGCGGTCATCGCCCCGCTCGCGTTCGCTGCCGTCGGCGCCGCCGTCCCCCCGGAGGCCGCCGACGCGGCGATCGCCCGGATGAACATCGCCAACTACATGGGCGCGATCCTCGGTGGCGCGGTGATCGGTGCCGTCGCGCAGGGCGGCTGGCTGCGGGTGGCGTTCCTCGTGCCGCTCGTGCTGGTCGCGCCGATCCTGCTGCTGTCACGCGCCTTCGACGGTCCGCGGGCGACCCGCGTCGGCTGA
- a CDS encoding DedA family protein — MISAAVTSALVQSATSTGPDSGLAGLTVDLMEKLGLFGVALAVGADNIFPPIPSEIILPLAGFAAAQGTFSLAGALFATTAGSVIGAAILYWLGRAYGRDRTVWVFEKVPLLKVSDLERTEAWFAKHGTKAIFFGRMVPIFRSLISLPAGVECMSFGLFLALTTAGSLIWNSIFVVAGYRLGENWEQVEPYADTFQKLVILAVLLVIAVFVVVRVRQLPRYPRRRPRRPQ, encoded by the coding sequence GTGATCAGCGCAGCCGTGACGTCCGCCCTCGTGCAGTCCGCCACCTCGACGGGTCCGGACAGCGGCCTGGCCGGTCTGACGGTCGACCTAATGGAGAAGCTGGGCCTGTTCGGCGTGGCCCTCGCGGTCGGCGCCGACAACATCTTCCCGCCGATCCCGAGCGAGATCATCCTGCCGCTGGCCGGCTTCGCCGCCGCGCAGGGCACGTTCAGCCTCGCGGGAGCGCTGTTCGCGACGACGGCGGGCTCGGTGATCGGCGCGGCGATCCTCTACTGGTTGGGCCGCGCCTACGGCCGCGACCGCACGGTGTGGGTGTTCGAGAAGGTGCCGCTGCTGAAGGTCAGCGACCTCGAGCGGACGGAGGCGTGGTTCGCGAAGCACGGCACCAAGGCGATCTTCTTCGGCCGGATGGTCCCGATCTTCCGCAGCCTGATCTCGCTTCCCGCGGGCGTGGAGTGCATGTCGTTCGGCCTGTTCCTGGCGCTGACGACGGCGGGCAGCCTGATCTGGAACAGCATCTTCGTGGTGGCCGGCTACCGGCTGGGCGAGAACTGGGAGCAGGTCGAGCCCTATGCCGACACGTTCCAGAAGCTGGTGATCCTGGCGGTGCTGCTCGTCATCGCCGTGTTCGTGGTGGTGCGGGTGCGGCAGCTGCCGCGCTACCCGCGCCGCCGTCCCCGCCGCCCCCAGTGA
- a CDS encoding ABC transporter substrate-binding protein has protein sequence MSDARRIASLLPSATEIVYALGLQHRLAAVTFECDEPVSARTEHRVVVTGADTSGWTPGEIDAYVRARREEGVDLYTLDEGALADVDPDLVLTQDLCRVCALPTDRVDEALAHLGCSAEVLTLDPHTLDDVLVSVEQVAAAAGVVDRGRAVVASLRGRLADVEARVAGRQRPRVSVVEWVDPLFTGGHWIPDQVAAAGGEPVGMHAGTPSGPSGWDALRAERPEVVLVAPCGFGLDGAAEQAEVVARELPDTQVWAVDGNAVVVRPGPRLVDGVEAFASVLHPEVFDRSALVRRVR, from the coding sequence GTGAGCGACGCGCGCAGGATCGCGTCGCTGCTGCCGTCGGCGACGGAGATCGTGTACGCCCTGGGTCTGCAGCACCGGCTCGCGGCCGTCACGTTCGAGTGCGACGAGCCGGTGTCGGCGCGCACGGAGCACCGCGTGGTGGTGACGGGCGCCGACACGAGCGGGTGGACGCCGGGCGAGATCGACGCCTACGTGCGGGCGCGGCGTGAGGAGGGTGTCGACCTCTACACCCTCGACGAGGGTGCGCTCGCCGACGTCGACCCGGACCTCGTCCTGACGCAGGACCTGTGCCGGGTGTGCGCCCTGCCGACCGACCGGGTGGACGAGGCACTGGCACACCTCGGGTGCAGCGCCGAGGTGCTGACGCTCGACCCGCACACGTTGGACGACGTGCTGGTGTCGGTGGAGCAGGTGGCTGCCGCGGCTGGTGTCGTCGACCGCGGCCGTGCGGTGGTGGCGAGTCTGCGCGGGAGGCTGGCCGACGTGGAGGCCCGTGTGGCTGGCCGCCAGCGTCCTCGGGTGTCCGTGGTCGAGTGGGTGGACCCGCTCTTCACGGGCGGTCACTGGATCCCGGACCAGGTGGCAGCCGCCGGTGGCGAGCCCGTCGGGATGCACGCGGGGACGCCGTCGGGTCCGTCGGGCTGGGACGCGCTGCGGGCGGAGCGTCCCGAGGTGGTCCTGGTGGCACCGTGCGGCTTCGGCCTCGACGGCGCCGCCGAGCAGGCCGAGGTCGTCGCGCGGGAGCTCCCGGACACCCAGGTGTGGGCCGTCGACGGCAACGCCGTGGTGGTGCGACCCGGTCCGCGACTCGTGGACGGGGTCGAGGCGTTCGCGTCGGTGCTGCACCCGGAGGTGTTCGACCGCTCCGCACTCGTCCGCCGCGTGCGGTAG
- a CDS encoding MATE family efflux transporter → MFTWGAADRQIVAVAVPAFFALVSEPLMLLADTAIVGRLGVAELGGLAVASSVLLTVVGLCVFLAYGSTATVARLHGAGHERAAFDGATGGLWLAVGLGVVLGGLLAAASRPLAGVLGSSPEVEGHATTYLLVSAPAVPAMLLVLAATGALRGVLDLRTPLVVTVVANLLNVALNLLLVHGAGLGVAGSAAGTAIAQWVAALWLVAVVLRRARAAGSSGRPDVAGVVSAARDGVPLLARTATLRAALLLGTAVAATFGDAPLAAHQIATSLVTFLAFAMDAIAIAGQTLTGRTLGSGDAEGTRELTRRMITWGVGTGLLAGLLLLALSPVVGSWFTADEQVHAALVPALVVVAAVQPVSGVVFVLDGVLIGAGDGVYLAWAGLAVLAVYAPLALLAGSLGAGLAWLWLAYGGFQLARLVTLWLRQRGTAWMVLGA, encoded by the coding sequence GTGTTCACCTGGGGCGCGGCCGACCGGCAGATCGTCGCGGTCGCCGTCCCGGCCTTCTTCGCCCTCGTCAGCGAGCCCCTGATGCTGCTCGCCGACACCGCGATCGTCGGCCGGCTCGGCGTGGCCGAGCTGGGCGGTCTGGCCGTCGCGTCGAGCGTCCTGCTCACGGTCGTCGGACTGTGCGTGTTCCTGGCCTACGGCAGCACCGCGACGGTCGCGCGACTGCACGGCGCCGGCCACGAACGGGCCGCGTTCGACGGTGCCACCGGGGGACTGTGGCTCGCGGTCGGGCTCGGCGTGGTGCTCGGCGGTCTGCTCGCCGCCGCGAGCCGTCCCCTGGCCGGGGTGCTCGGCAGCTCCCCGGAGGTGGAGGGCCACGCGACGACCTACCTCCTCGTCTCCGCACCCGCGGTGCCCGCCATGCTGCTGGTGCTCGCCGCGACCGGCGCGCTGCGCGGGGTCCTCGACCTGCGGACGCCGCTCGTCGTCACCGTCGTCGCGAACCTGCTCAACGTGGCGCTGAACCTCCTGCTCGTGCACGGGGCCGGGCTCGGCGTGGCCGGGTCCGCAGCCGGTACGGCGATCGCCCAGTGGGTGGCGGCGCTCTGGCTGGTCGCCGTGGTGCTGCGGCGGGCCCGGGCGGCGGGGTCGTCGGGACGTCCCGACGTGGCGGGCGTCGTGAGCGCGGCGCGCGACGGCGTGCCGCTGCTGGCCCGGACCGCGACCCTGCGCGCCGCGCTGCTCCTGGGCACGGCGGTGGCGGCCACGTTCGGCGACGCGCCTCTGGCGGCGCACCAGATCGCGACGTCGCTCGTCACGTTCCTCGCGTTCGCGATGGACGCGATCGCCATCGCCGGCCAGACGCTCACCGGTCGCACCCTGGGCTCCGGGGACGCCGAGGGCACCCGGGAGCTCACCCGCCGGATGATCACGTGGGGCGTCGGCACCGGTCTGCTCGCGGGGCTGCTGCTGCTCGCCCTCTCGCCGGTCGTGGGGTCGTGGTTCACCGCCGACGAGCAGGTGCATGCAGCACTCGTCCCGGCCCTGGTCGTCGTGGCTGCGGTGCAACCCGTCTCGGGCGTCGTGTTCGTGCTCGACGGTGTGCTGATCGGGGCGGGCGACGGCGTGTACCTGGCGTGGGCCGGCCTCGCGGTGCTGGCGGTTTACGCGCCCCTGGCCCTGCTGGCCGGCTCGCTCGGCGCCGGGCTCGCGTGGCTGTGGCTCGCCTACGGCGGGTTCCAGCTCGCCCGTCTCGTCACGCTCTGGCTGCGGCAGCGGGGCACCGCCTGGATGGTGCTCGGCGCCTGA
- a CDS encoding siderophore-interacting protein: MPKLRRTTTTHVAVLRELEVVRVEDVTPGMRRLTLAGADLAERSLDGSTLPAFASPGFDDHIKVFVPAPDADRPVLPRQRPDGLDYTTEGVRPLGKDYTPRRVTPDELDLDFVRHGHGQAAGWAEQVRPGDLAWIAGPTVGQAFPHDVDAFVLAGDETALPAIGRFLEELPPGPPAHVVVEVSGPQDEQDLTVRDGVDVTWLHRPVGAEPGTTTLLLDAVRDLDWPAGQVYAWMAGESTAARDVRTHWRADRSVPRDCLDVSGYWRR; the protein is encoded by the coding sequence GTGCCGAAGCTGCGACGAACGACGACGACCCACGTGGCGGTGCTGCGCGAGCTGGAGGTCGTGCGCGTCGAGGACGTGACGCCCGGCATGCGTCGGCTCACGCTCGCGGGGGCGGACCTCGCCGAGCGCAGCCTCGACGGGTCGACGCTGCCCGCGTTCGCCTCGCCCGGCTTCGACGACCACATCAAGGTCTTCGTGCCTGCGCCCGACGCCGACCGACCGGTGCTGCCGCGGCAGCGGCCTGACGGTCTCGACTACACGACGGAGGGCGTGCGCCCGCTCGGCAAGGACTACACGCCCCGTCGGGTCACTCCCGACGAGCTCGACCTCGACTTCGTGAGGCACGGCCACGGTCAGGCGGCCGGGTGGGCCGAGCAGGTTCGGCCGGGCGACCTCGCGTGGATCGCCGGACCCACCGTCGGGCAGGCCTTCCCGCACGACGTCGACGCGTTCGTGCTGGCCGGCGACGAGACCGCCCTGCCCGCCATCGGGCGCTTCCTCGAGGAGCTGCCGCCGGGTCCGCCCGCCCACGTCGTCGTCGAGGTCTCCGGACCCCAGGACGAGCAGGACCTCACCGTGCGCGACGGCGTCGACGTGACCTGGTTGCACCGACCGGTGGGTGCCGAGCCGGGGACCACCACGCTGCTGCTCGACGCGGTCCGTGACCTCGACTGGCCGGCCGGGCAGGTCTACGCCTGGATGGCCGGGGAGTCGACCGCTGCCCGCGACGTCCGCACCCACTGGCGTGCCGACCGGTCCGTCCCGCGCGACTGCCTCGACGTGTCCGGGTACTGGCGACGCTGA
- a CDS encoding ABC transporter substrate-binding protein translates to MPRPPRTLLLLPLLLALVLGGCTGGSDRDARPRPSATTEARDGTTAWVRADPSDVRRGGTLRIGLGSLPVTFNPLHADAVGTDVERLVGPTTGQVVRITEDGGWEVDPDHAREVEVVADHPLTVAVRLNPDAVWDDGTPVTAADMAATWRALRGTDERYAVASSDGWDAIADVRPGRDRFGYTVRFAERRGDWPLFVSPRLPAQVAASPRAFNRTFRDRPLPSNGPFVTRDVDEDTGTITQEPNPRWWGDPPRLRRIVWRVAEPSVQAEAYAAGELDVATLDTDRDVPAAQVQRTSGSQWSHLTMNAGRGPLRDVAVRRAVALALDRDALARDVAEPVGAEPRPADSLLVLPGQRGYDAVARPTTRDVDRARRLLAQAGYTETRPLRLSLPVAGGSDALAARARAIRSQLAEVGVAVRLRTVAPDDFAAQVLVPLDFDLLTFSWGPSLLGPDAARDRFLPVTSPANVTGVASSAAPWDAVRDARSARARTAATARLEAALRREAVVVPLAVTPSVLAVRPGVVNVGAASFEQPRWATVGFRADD, encoded by the coding sequence GTGCCCCGTCCCCCGCGCACCCTCCTGCTCCTGCCGCTCCTGCTCGCCCTCGTGCTGGGCGGCTGCACCGGCGGGTCCGACCGCGACGCGCGACCCCGACCGTCAGCGACGACCGAGGCGCGCGACGGGACCACCGCGTGGGTGCGCGCCGACCCCTCCGACGTCCGGCGCGGCGGGACGTTGCGGATCGGTCTCGGGTCGCTGCCCGTCACCTTCAACCCGCTGCACGCCGACGCCGTCGGCACCGACGTCGAGCGGCTCGTCGGCCCGACGACCGGCCAGGTCGTGCGGATCACCGAGGACGGCGGCTGGGAGGTCGACCCCGACCACGCCCGCGAGGTCGAGGTCGTCGCCGACCACCCGCTCACCGTCGCCGTCCGGCTGAACCCCGACGCCGTGTGGGACGACGGCACGCCCGTCACGGCCGCCGACATGGCGGCCACCTGGCGCGCCCTGCGCGGCACCGACGAGCGCTACGCGGTCGCGAGCAGCGACGGGTGGGACGCGATCGCCGACGTCCGCCCCGGCCGGGACCGGTTCGGCTACACGGTGCGCTTCGCCGAGCGGCGGGGCGACTGGCCGCTGTTCGTCTCGCCGCGACTGCCGGCGCAGGTCGCGGCCAGCCCGCGCGCCTTCAACCGCACCTTCCGTGACCGTCCGCTGCCGTCGAACGGCCCCTTCGTCACGCGCGACGTCGACGAGGACACCGGCACCATCACCCAGGAGCCGAACCCCCGCTGGTGGGGCGACCCGCCGCGGCTGCGGCGCATCGTGTGGCGCGTGGCGGAGCCGTCGGTGCAGGCCGAGGCGTACGCCGCGGGCGAGCTCGACGTCGCGACGCTCGACACCGACCGCGACGTGCCTGCCGCCCAGGTGCAGCGGACGTCGGGCTCGCAGTGGTCGCACCTGACCATGAACGCGGGGCGAGGTCCGCTGCGCGACGTGGCGGTGCGCCGGGCCGTCGCCCTCGCCCTCGACCGCGACGCCCTCGCGCGCGACGTGGCGGAGCCGGTGGGTGCCGAGCCGCGCCCGGCCGACAGCCTGCTCGTCCTGCCCGGGCAGCGCGGCTACGACGCCGTGGCGCGTCCGACGACGCGCGACGTCGACCGTGCACGGCGTCTGCTCGCCCAGGCCGGCTACACCGAGACCCGTCCCCTGCGGCTCTCCCTGCCGGTGGCCGGAGGCAGCGACGCCCTGGCGGCCCGCGCCCGCGCGATCCGGTCGCAGCTGGCCGAGGTGGGGGTCGCGGTGCGACTGCGCACCGTCGCGCCCGACGACTTCGCCGCCCAGGTGCTCGTGCCGCTCGACTTCGACCTGCTCACCTTCAGCTGGGGTCCGTCGCTGCTCGGCCCCGACGCCGCACGCGACCGGTTCCTGCCCGTCACCTCACCCGCGAACGTCACCGGGGTCGCCTCCTCCGCGGCGCCCTGGGACGCCGTGCGCGACGCCCGCAGCGCGCGGGCCCGGACGGCGGCCACGGCCCGGCTCGAGGCCGCACTGCGCCGCGAGGCCGTCGTCGTCCCGCTCGCGGTCACGCCGTCGGTCCTGGCCGTGCGCCCTGGCGTGGTGAACGTCGGCGCCGCGTCGTTCGAACAGCCACGGTGGGCCACGGTCGGCTTCCGGGCCGACGACTGA